TCGCCGTGTTCTCGGGAGATCAGAGCCGGACCCAGGCCTACAAAGCAGCCACGCCTGGCGACGAAGGAAACATTGTCCATGAACTGCTGCAAGACTACGGCAGCGGCTGGCTGCGGATGTACCGGTTTCTCCCGGCCGACAACCGCGTCGAAGCCATCACGTTTGATCCCCGTACCGAAGAACTTTGCGAAGGGACCAAGCTCGTTCCCAATCGAGAAGAGCATCAGTTCCAGTTCACGATTCAGAATTCGGTGAATAAATAGTTCTTTAACTTCCCTCGCCCCTGTGCTCAGGGGAGGGGGGTCTGGGGTGAGGGGCCAACGCCGCTTTCAGATGGACAAGGTGGTCTCGGCCTCGGTCGTCTCTCATTTTTAAAGGCCATCCTTCATCCCGCCTGAACCAGCCATTCGCGGCGACTTCATCGTTTGCCGCTATCTCTTGTTGACCGATGCCAACACGCTTTTCACGGAACAAAATGACATGAGCATTCGCCGTCGAGACTTTCTGGGGCTGTCATTGGCGGGCTTCACCGCCGCGGCGACCGGGTTCCCTGCGCGCCAGCAGGCCGTCGCCGGTCCCGAAAAAATCGCGACTGGCAAGTTTCCTGCGCCGCTCGACACGCTCTTCCTCACCTGGCAGGGCGACCCGACGACGACCATGACCGTGCAATGGGTCGGTCCAGCGCCTCAGGCGGCGGACGTCATCTACTATGCGGAATGGAATACCGATGTCTGGCAATCGGCTCGCCCGCATCAGAAACCCTATGTAAACACCGACCTGTCGGTATCTCGTTGTGAACTGACCGGCCTCAAGCCGGGGACGGAGTACCAGTTTCAGGTCGGCAACGTCGGGCCTGTCCGTCGTTTTCGCACAATGCCTGCCAAGGCGACCGATACGATTCAGTTCGTCTCCGGTGGCGACTGCGGCGTCAACGCGCATGCCGTGGCGACCAATCTCATCGCCGCCAGACAGGAACCGTGGTTCGCCTTGATCGGAGGCGATCTGGCTTACGATGACGGCCGCAAGCCGGAGGTCTTCACGCAGTTTCTGCGAAACTATTCACAGCACATGATCGATCCGCAGGGACGCCTGATTCCCATGATCACCTGCATCGGCAATCACGAAGTCAACGGCGCCTACGGGCAGCCTCGCAGTGCCGCCCCGCAATACCTCAGCCTGTTCGACGGACTCTATCGCGACACCACATATGGCGTGCTGGATATCGGCGACTACATGAGCCTGGTGCTGCTCGACACCGGGCACATCGCTTCCATCGCCGGTGAACAGACCGACTGGCTGCAGCAGACGCTCGCCGACCGGCAGGATTGTCCGCATCTCATCGTGGCGAACCATGTGCCGGCGTACCCCTCTTATCGGGGGCCGAACGGCAACAACGGCAAACCCGGCACCGGAGAACTGCAGCGGGTGAACTGGTGCCCGTTATTCGAACGCTATCAGGTCGATGTGGTACTGGAGCATCACGACCACACGTTCAAGCGGACCCATCCGCTGACGAACGGCATGCACGACAAACATGGCGTGCTCTATCTGGGCGATGGTTCCTGGGGACAGTTGCGGGCGCCCAAAGAACCGGAAGCCCGGCCCTATCTGGCGAAGGTCAGTGCCGCCTACCACATGACGGTGCATCGTCTGGAAGGCCAGGAGCGCTTTCACGTCGCCCTGGAAGAGTCCGGCAAGGTGGCCGATGTGTGTCATACGATCAGTAAACGCCCTGCCCGGCGGGGATGATTCCTCCCGACGGGAAGAAGGAAGCGCGCGATCAGGCGTCCTCTTTCGTGGAAGTGGTGTTCCTCTGCACTTGAATGTCGGCCGCAAATCCGATGTGATGTGGTCGCCTGCAGAGCACTGCTTCCGCGAAAGGTTTCGGACGACGAATGCGACCGACCACGATGACCGCTTCTTTGAACCGTCACAGCGAGCGCTGTGACGGGTTCAAACGGGTGCTGCTGGCAATTGTTCTGAGCACGCTGTTCTTGTTGCCCACGATCGTTTCTGCCGAGGCGCCGGCCAATTCCCTCGCCG
This window of the Planctomicrobium piriforme genome carries:
- a CDS encoding purple acid phosphatase family protein, which gives rise to MSIRRRDFLGLSLAGFTAAATGFPARQQAVAGPEKIATGKFPAPLDTLFLTWQGDPTTTMTVQWVGPAPQAADVIYYAEWNTDVWQSARPHQKPYVNTDLSVSRCELTGLKPGTEYQFQVGNVGPVRRFRTMPAKATDTIQFVSGGDCGVNAHAVATNLIAARQEPWFALIGGDLAYDDGRKPEVFTQFLRNYSQHMIDPQGRLIPMITCIGNHEVNGAYGQPRSAAPQYLSLFDGLYRDTTYGVLDIGDYMSLVLLDTGHIASIAGEQTDWLQQTLADRQDCPHLIVANHVPAYPSYRGPNGNNGKPGTGELQRVNWCPLFERYQVDVVLEHHDHTFKRTHPLTNGMHDKHGVLYLGDGSWGQLRAPKEPEARPYLAKVSAAYHMTVHRLEGQERFHVALEESGKVADVCHTISKRPARRG